A single region of the Rhodospirillales bacterium genome encodes:
- the pabB gene encoding aminodeoxychorismate synthase component I: MEDCPFETLKKRLAHYKKEEEETSFPFTGGAAGYFGYDLARGIEKLPACAQAHPDVPDMCIGIYDRLFSFDHKNNTAHFLVYAENKEEAKKRFLQISEEQIPPSPKKNTPLQWAPEGSDEEYKNKIRNIIDYIYAGEVFQANLSRRWEASLPETFDPFAHYLHLRKTNPAPFAAYMNFGSLKIASTSPERFLSVKSRNVETRPIKGTLPSSKNPNLLLGSEKNRAENMMIVDLMRNDLSKVCENRSVCVPQLCGLETFEGVHHLVSIVKGTLRKKYGPVDLLKACFPGGSITGAPKVRAMEIIETLEPYRRGPYCGALGYIGFNGQMDTSITIRTLVYSGDTVTLQSGGGIVYDSNPEEELQETCDKAQKIFESFEPPEKKEDAA, translated from the coding sequence TTGGAAGACTGCCCGTTTGAAACATTAAAGAAACGCCTGGCGCATTATAAAAAAGAGGAAGAGGAAACGTCTTTCCCTTTTACCGGCGGGGCCGCGGGCTATTTTGGATATGACCTGGCGCGCGGCATTGAAAAACTCCCGGCATGCGCGCAGGCCCATCCGGACGTGCCGGATATGTGCATCGGAATTTACGACCGGCTTTTCTCCTTCGACCATAAAAACAACACGGCACATTTTTTGGTCTATGCGGAGAATAAGGAAGAAGCAAAAAAACGTTTTCTTCAGATATCGGAAGAACAAATACCTCCCTCTCCGAAAAAAAATACGCCTCTACAATGGGCGCCCGAAGGCAGCGACGAAGAGTATAAAAACAAAATCCGGAACATTATCGATTATATCTATGCGGGAGAGGTTTTTCAGGCCAACCTGTCCCGCCGCTGGGAAGCATCCCTTCCGGAGACGTTCGATCCTTTCGCCCATTACCTGCATTTAAGAAAAACAAACCCGGCCCCTTTCGCGGCCTATATGAATTTCGGCTCTCTCAAAATCGCCTCTACCTCCCCCGAACGGTTTTTATCGGTCAAAAGCCGGAACGTTGAAACACGGCCCATTAAAGGGACCCTGCCCTCCTCAAAAAACCCAAACCTTCTGCTCGGCAGCGAAAAAAACCGCGCCGAAAACATGATGATTGTCGATCTCATGCGCAACGACCTGTCCAAGGTCTGCGAAAACAGATCTGTTTGCGTCCCACAGCTTTGCGGACTGGAAACGTTTGAAGGCGTGCACCATCTCGTCTCCATCGTAAAGGGAACGCTTCGAAAGAAATACGGACCCGTAGACCTCCTGAAAGCCTGCTTCCCCGGCGGCTCCATCACGGGTGCCCCCAAAGTCCGCGCCATGGAAATAATTGAAACGCTGGAGCCGTACCGCCGCGGCCCCTACTGCGGCGCCCTTGGCTATATCGGATTCAACGGACAGATGGATACCAGCATCACCATCCGCACGCTTGTCTATTCCGGCGATACGGTAACGCTTCAAAGCGGCGGTGGAATTGTTTATGATTCCAATCCGGAAGAAGAATTGCAGGAAACCTGCGACAAAGCCCAAAAAATATTTGAAAGTTTCGAACCGCCTGAAAAGAAAGAAGACGCCGCATGA